In a single window of the Anaerocolumna cellulosilytica genome:
- a CDS encoding ADP-ribosylglycohydrolase family protein, translating into MIPDNYVEKTYAGWLGKVIGIRMGAPIENWSREKIQTMIGDRIQDYLVDYHDFAADDDSNGPIYFIRALKNYKEAASREFGYTFLNYVPREHGFFWWGEELSTEHTAYKNLLAGIEAPESGSAERNGKELAEQIGGQIFIDGFGFAAPGNPILAASLAESCARVTHDLNGIAGARYVAACISLAYIRTSIRDVMKEALELIDECDYTRVVLSMLKCYDEGLTWEEAFSLLRKEYWSDKYPGVCHIIPNAGIMALSMVYGEGDYVRTQELVNLCGFDTDCNAGNVGAILGVLSGIALENGIKGASKEIPSGIPSRLIKPIKDVMLASGITGSLNIATISEQALLFSGIGYELAGEEMPEPYRGYIEELEKYGTRHAHFTFPHALHGFRVRGGYKNAEVAITNVEEAAYRGMGGLKVTINNLHSGNGVFVYQKTYYTPEDLHDARYQPSFSPIAYPGDEVSCYLRNVTGQKIKAYLYYYNLYSKEKVRFAQSNLYGDYHGEWLFIQGKIPYQSNGLVKELGIELVSDETEHSYFGEQVCVFMDEFMVKAVPHYRMDFSQIPLEDYSLHLTEQVELSGFTHYNGNFHGLYHTKDGIILSEGEKIFTGDYYWKNYRYQVKFVFLNGGQADIIFRSQGSIRSYYLRITRDRLAVICQLETKEYPLAETEHSLEYGKEYTAVIEVENNNFSVAVGELQLQAADMDNLYPYGSIGIQVDSESTILLIHYDLKAL; encoded by the coding sequence ATGATACCAGATAATTATGTAGAAAAAACCTATGCAGGATGGCTTGGTAAAGTCATAGGGATACGAATGGGTGCACCTATTGAAAATTGGAGCAGAGAAAAAATTCAAACAATGATAGGGGACAGAATACAAGATTACCTGGTGGATTATCATGATTTTGCTGCTGATGATGACAGCAATGGTCCGATTTATTTTATACGTGCATTAAAGAACTATAAGGAAGCTGCGTCCAGAGAATTCGGATACACGTTTTTAAATTATGTTCCTAGGGAGCATGGCTTTTTCTGGTGGGGAGAAGAATTGTCCACAGAGCATACAGCATACAAAAATTTATTAGCCGGCATAGAAGCACCGGAATCCGGGAGTGCTGAAAGGAACGGAAAAGAACTAGCAGAGCAGATAGGCGGCCAGATATTCATAGATGGTTTTGGATTTGCGGCACCCGGTAATCCTATACTAGCAGCATCTCTGGCAGAAAGCTGTGCAAGAGTAACCCATGACCTAAATGGCATTGCAGGTGCCCGTTATGTGGCTGCTTGTATCTCTTTGGCCTATATAAGGACTTCGATTCGAGACGTTATGAAGGAAGCGCTTGAGCTTATTGATGAATGTGACTATACAAGGGTAGTTCTCAGTATGCTTAAGTGTTATGATGAGGGCTTAACCTGGGAGGAAGCTTTTAGCCTGTTAAGAAAAGAATACTGGTCGGATAAATATCCGGGAGTGTGTCACATTATACCCAATGCAGGTATCATGGCACTTTCCATGGTTTATGGGGAAGGGGATTATGTAAGAACCCAGGAACTTGTTAATCTGTGCGGCTTTGATACAGATTGCAATGCAGGTAATGTAGGAGCAATTCTTGGTGTATTAAGCGGAATTGCTTTAGAGAATGGGATTAAGGGGGCTTCAAAGGAAATCCCCTCGGGTATTCCCTCAAGGCTGATTAAGCCAATAAAAGATGTAATGCTTGCCTCCGGGATTACAGGAAGCTTAAACATAGCTACTATCTCTGAGCAGGCGCTGCTGTTCTCGGGTATTGGCTATGAACTGGCAGGCGAAGAAATGCCGGAGCCTTATCGTGGATATATCGAGGAGTTGGAAAAATATGGAACAAGGCATGCTCACTTTACATTTCCTCATGCACTTCATGGTTTCCGTGTAAGGGGTGGATATAAAAATGCAGAGGTGGCGATTACTAATGTAGAAGAAGCAGCTTATAGAGGAATGGGTGGACTTAAAGTAACCATTAATAATCTGCATTCCGGTAATGGTGTATTTGTATACCAAAAGACCTATTATACACCTGAGGATTTACACGATGCCAGATATCAGCCCTCCTTTTCACCGATAGCATATCCGGGGGATGAGGTCAGCTGTTATCTGAGAAATGTAACCGGGCAGAAGATTAAGGCGTATCTTTACTATTATAATCTGTACAGTAAGGAAAAGGTACGTTTTGCACAGAGCAATCTATATGGGGACTATCATGGAGAATGGCTTTTTATACAAGGTAAAATTCCGTACCAGAGCAATGGATTAGTAAAAGAACTGGGTATTGAATTGGTTTCTGATGAGACAGAACACAGCTATTTTGGTGAACAAGTATGTGTTTTTATGGATGAATTTATGGTAAAAGCAGTTCCACATTATAGAATGGATTTTTCGCAAATACCGTTAGAAGATTATTCCCTGCATCTGACAGAGCAGGTTGAACTTAGTGGATTCACTCATTACAATGGAAATTTTCATGGATTATATCATACAAAAGATGGAATAATTTTGTCAGAGGGTGAAAAAATATTCACCGGCGATTATTATTGGAAGAACTATCGTTATCAAGTTAAATTTGTATTCTTAAACGGTGGACAGGCTGATATTATATTTAGAAGCCAGGGTAGTATTAGAAGTTACTATCTGAGGATAACGAGAGATAGGCTGGCGGTAATTTGCCAGTTGGAAACGAAAGAGTATCCTCTTGCGGAAACAGAGCATTCTCTGGAATATGGTAAAGAATATACGGCTGTCATAGAAGTCGAGAATAACAACTTTTCTGTTGCTGTAGGAGAGTTGCAGCTACAGGCTGCCGACATGGATAATCTGTATCCCTATGGCAGTATAGGTATACAAGTTGATAGCGAAAGTACGATTTTGTTAATCCATTATGACTTAAAAGCCCTTTAA
- a CDS encoding amino acid permease — MNKEKGLSAWQLTMMALGTVIGGSFFLGSSVAIHSAGPSIIIAYILGGVLVYFILYALSEMTVANPSAGSFRSFANEAYGQGAGFVVGWVYWTGMVLAMSSEATAVSILVREWLPRISITWLGSFIIIGVTLLNLLGASKLSKLESGLAAIKVITILAFIVLAALLVFGILPGRTVVETGETERQAFLAGGVKGIAGSMLIVMFSYAGFEIIGLAASEAKNPGVTVPKAINYTVLSLLGLYILSVGFIIPMIPTEEIREDISPMVAALNRFRIGWAGTVINVVLITAILSTMLAAMFGLGRMIRSLADDKLAPGFIKDKTEVPYRGIIFSGLAMLAGLGLGLVFPRVYLFLISSGGFALLFTYAIIMATHIKFRKKYGCPEGKCRLRGFPYSSLFALIFLVLAIISMPFIKGQGSGLAAGAFMIVFYSVCYGVIWFINRRRQKNMAYPFQNGLQGKLSTELSEELTKQERIVKGLNDTISNSKESNINQEK, encoded by the coding sequence ATGAACAAGGAAAAAGGTTTATCAGCCTGGCAGCTTACTATGATGGCACTTGGTACAGTAATCGGAGGTTCTTTTTTTCTGGGCTCCTCAGTAGCAATCCATTCTGCCGGACCCTCAATTATAATTGCTTATATTTTAGGTGGTGTACTGGTTTATTTTATTCTATACGCCTTATCAGAAATGACCGTGGCAAATCCAAGTGCAGGCTCTTTTCGGTCCTTTGCTAATGAGGCTTACGGACAGGGAGCCGGCTTTGTAGTTGGCTGGGTTTATTGGACGGGAATGGTGCTTGCCATGTCTAGTGAGGCAACAGCTGTATCCATTCTGGTAAGGGAATGGCTGCCCAGAATATCCATAACATGGCTGGGCAGTTTTATAATAATTGGTGTTACCTTATTAAATCTCTTGGGTGCAAGTAAGTTAAGCAAACTAGAAAGCGGTCTGGCAGCAATTAAGGTAATAACCATACTAGCTTTTATCGTATTAGCTGCCTTACTTGTATTTGGAATATTACCGGGAAGAACCGTGGTTGAAACGGGAGAAACAGAAAGACAAGCTTTTTTAGCCGGAGGTGTAAAAGGAATTGCCGGCAGTATGCTTATTGTAATGTTTTCCTATGCAGGGTTTGAAATTATCGGACTGGCAGCCTCAGAAGCTAAAAATCCTGGGGTAACGGTGCCAAAGGCCATAAATTACACGGTTTTAAGCTTGCTAGGTCTATATATTCTATCAGTAGGCTTTATTATTCCAATGATTCCAACCGAAGAGATAAGAGAGGATATAAGTCCTATGGTAGCGGCCCTTAACCGTTTTAGAATCGGCTGGGCAGGGACAGTTATTAATGTAGTATTGATTACAGCAATACTTTCTACCATGCTGGCAGCCATGTTTGGCTTAGGACGTATGATTCGTTCTCTGGCGGATGACAAACTGGCACCGGGATTTATAAAAGATAAAACAGAGGTGCCTTATAGAGGAATTATTTTCTCAGGACTTGCCATGCTGGCAGGACTTGGATTGGGGCTGGTATTCCCAAGGGTATACCTGTTTCTGATTAGTTCAGGAGGTTTTGCCTTATTATTTACCTATGCTATTATTATGGCAACTCATATAAAGTTTAGGAAAAAATATGGTTGTCCCGAAGGGAAATGCAGACTAAGGGGATTTCCCTATTCCTCTTTGTTTGCACTTATATTTCTGGTTCTGGCAATTATTAGTATGCCTTTTATTAAAGGGCAGGGTTCAGGGCTTGCTGCGGGTGCTTTTATGATTGTTTTTTATAGTGTCTGTTATGGTGTAATTTGGTTTATAAACCGGAGACGACAAAAAAATATGGCTTATCCATTTCAAAATGGTTTACAAGGAAAGTTGTCCACAGAATTATCCGAAGAACTTACAAAACAGGAAAGAATAGTGAAGGGATTAAATGACACAATAAGTAATAGTAAGGAATCCAATATTAATCAGGAAAAGTAA
- a CDS encoding heparinase II/III domain-containing protein — translation MEEGWKTNKVTEKLRSEISQFVEDAVIKPIPSISFHGYQSFLEKGSRSESEEEYFLVRKHLAAFALYLQWNQTDAVIKYFNELLWVVANEFSWCLAAHLPYGEESFLPEADQHIDLFAAETAHTLSEALILHKKIIHPYIYNYVLEQVKRRILRPFINKTWGWETSINNWCAVCAGSIGMTALLLEEELGSNKDERKALLTTNFESRKAHIEYKEDILQKVDRVLVNYLKCFKEDGGTEEGIGYWVYGFGYYIYYLKMRLGKDKSFALDKETSDKLQKISRFPTCAQIKGSEFLPFSDVSAGTLIPTGLVSCLKTHFDVTPPSCKEITPFDFDHCYRFAHLSRNLWWTKEEVITREEISHTTYFQNLQWLIQKKGAYFFAVKGGHNQEEHNHNDVGSFVLALGGELILTDLGAGPYTAAYFTDKRYQHAHTRSYWHNVPFIEKREQMPIFGECMAADVITDPAIAGITLEYSDMYNIKELTSLHRKFHNNLEEKKLTITDSFHGVKPLCFEEGFVSTIKPVLQEDGSLFWAGKSGTVTLLVSENLHCTKIEEELLFDHSGKPFTAYRTALELKQQTIEEKITLNFVYEMYKCS, via the coding sequence ATGGAAGAAGGATGGAAAACAAATAAGGTGACTGAAAAGCTGCGGAGTGAAATCAGTCAATTTGTGGAGGATGCAGTCATAAAACCCATACCTAGCATTTCTTTTCATGGGTATCAATCGTTTTTAGAAAAGGGAAGCAGAAGCGAGTCTGAAGAAGAATATTTTTTAGTTAGAAAGCATTTGGCAGCATTTGCACTATATCTGCAATGGAATCAGACGGATGCTGTCATAAAATATTTCAATGAATTATTATGGGTAGTGGCCAATGAGTTTTCCTGGTGTCTGGCAGCGCATCTTCCTTATGGAGAAGAGAGCTTTTTACCGGAGGCAGATCAGCATATTGACTTATTTGCCGCAGAAACAGCACATACCTTAAGTGAGGCACTAATACTTCATAAAAAAATTATACATCCGTATATATATAATTATGTGCTGGAACAGGTTAAAAGACGTATACTAAGACCATTTATAAATAAAACATGGGGATGGGAAACCAGCATTAACAACTGGTGCGCAGTCTGTGCAGGCTCCATTGGTATGACAGCTCTGCTATTAGAAGAAGAACTGGGAAGTAACAAGGATGAAAGAAAGGCACTATTAACTACTAATTTTGAGTCCCGCAAAGCACATATTGAATATAAAGAGGATATTCTTCAAAAGGTAGATAGGGTGTTAGTCAATTATTTAAAATGTTTTAAAGAGGATGGCGGAACGGAAGAAGGTATTGGTTACTGGGTCTATGGGTTTGGATATTATATCTATTATCTTAAGATGCGGCTTGGCAAAGATAAGAGTTTTGCGCTGGATAAAGAAACCTCAGATAAGTTACAGAAAATATCTCGATTTCCTACCTGTGCCCAGATAAAAGGAAGTGAATTTTTACCCTTTTCTGATGTGTCAGCCGGAACTTTAATCCCCACGGGATTGGTTTCCTGCCTAAAAACCCATTTTGATGTAACACCTCCATCCTGCAAGGAAATCACTCCTTTTGATTTTGACCATTGCTATCGTTTTGCTCATTTAAGCAGAAATTTATGGTGGACAAAGGAAGAAGTTATTACAAGAGAAGAGATATCTCATACTACTTATTTTCAGAACCTGCAATGGTTGATTCAAAAGAAGGGTGCTTATTTTTTTGCTGTTAAAGGTGGTCATAATCAGGAGGAGCATAATCATAATGATGTAGGAAGTTTTGTTCTGGCACTAGGAGGAGAACTTATCTTAACGGATTTAGGAGCAGGACCGTATACTGCTGCGTATTTTACTGACAAGAGATACCAGCATGCCCATACCAGATCATACTGGCATAATGTACCTTTTATTGAGAAGAGAGAGCAGATGCCGATTTTCGGAGAATGTATGGCAGCAGATGTCATCACTGACCCTGCAATAGCCGGGATAACCCTAGAATATTCGGATATGTATAATATAAAAGAGCTTACATCTTTACACAGAAAGTTTCATAATAACCTGGAAGAGAAAAAGCTCACAATTACGGATTCGTTCCACGGAGTGAAACCTTTATGTTTTGAAGAAGGATTCGTTAGTACCATCAAACCGGTATTGCAGGAAGATGGCAGCTTGTTTTGGGCTGGCAAGAGCGGAACGGTAACACTGTTAGTTTCAGAGAATTTGCATTGTACAAAAATAGAAGAAGAGCTTCTTTTTGACCATTCTGGCAAACCATTTACAGCGTACCGGACCGCTTTGGAGCTAAAGCAGCAAACTATAGAGGAAAAGATTACTTTAAACTTTGTTTATGAAATGTATAAGTGCTCATGA
- a CDS encoding nitrite/sulfite reductase: MKEYNAILLAEIPAFREIGHQFVKKEISVAEFKGKSGGMGVYAQKGGEKFMLRLRTPSGVLSDAHLKLLGTFAEEYQLKFIHLTTRQAIQLHDLEIDSVCDIMEKAIHAGLYTRGAGGNFPRNITLSPLSGVEEGEAFDVTPYALLAGEYIMESITKYHLPRKLKIAFSNNEKDTACATVNDLGFMAVKHDGKPYFKVFLAGGLGNNPALSLTYDKLISPEEVLYHVEAVTRIFMAEGDYENKGKARLRYVAGRMGVKEFLDCYEKHLAKVQETLPELKQLITEKIQKQSAAGINWDGGTTVCQDGAVSTYKNLIPQKQSGLYTVELHPLGGILSSNTLFQLIDFLEGCKKADMRLTMSESIYIRNLEYAKALELLALTKDACGQSDIEKSISCIGVPTCQIGIEQSQELLKEILNFIKEQKTSGEYLPSIYISGCNNSCARHQVTEIGFTGSKKRIDNKPVDVFELYVGGHVGDCKTKLGTSMGFMKKDEIPVFMKELADLLNTSRQDFSSFYKDKKDEFDKLTGKYVI, translated from the coding sequence ATGAAGGAATATAATGCTATTTTATTAGCTGAAATACCAGCATTTCGAGAGATTGGACATCAATTCGTTAAAAAAGAGATATCCGTAGCTGAATTTAAAGGAAAATCGGGAGGAATGGGTGTATATGCTCAAAAAGGCGGGGAAAAGTTTATGCTGCGACTGCGAACTCCCTCCGGTGTGTTGTCAGATGCACATCTAAAACTTTTGGGAACATTTGCAGAGGAGTATCAACTTAAGTTTATACATCTGACTACCAGACAGGCAATACAGCTGCATGATTTAGAGATAGATTCTGTATGCGATATTATGGAAAAGGCTATCCATGCAGGGTTATACACCAGGGGCGCAGGAGGTAATTTTCCAAGAAATATTACCCTGTCTCCTCTATCCGGGGTAGAGGAGGGGGAAGCCTTCGATGTGACTCCATATGCACTTTTAGCAGGTGAGTATATAATGGAGAGTATAACGAAGTATCATTTACCGCGTAAGCTTAAAATTGCCTTTTCAAACAATGAGAAAGATACAGCTTGTGCCACAGTTAATGATTTGGGCTTTATGGCTGTAAAGCATGACGGGAAACCATATTTTAAAGTATTTCTGGCAGGAGGACTTGGTAATAATCCGGCGCTTTCACTTACGTATGATAAATTAATTTCTCCCGAGGAGGTTTTATATCACGTAGAAGCAGTTACCAGAATATTCATGGCAGAAGGAGATTACGAGAATAAAGGAAAAGCCAGATTACGCTATGTAGCAGGACGTATGGGGGTTAAGGAATTTTTAGACTGTTATGAAAAACATTTAGCAAAGGTACAAGAAACATTACCTGAGTTAAAACAGTTAATTACAGAGAAGATACAGAAGCAGTCGGCGGCAGGAATCAATTGGGATGGCGGCACTACTGTCTGTCAGGATGGGGCGGTGTCAACTTATAAGAACCTGATACCACAGAAGCAGTCAGGACTTTATACGGTAGAACTCCATCCTTTAGGCGGTATTCTGTCTTCTAATACCCTGTTTCAATTAATAGATTTTTTAGAAGGCTGCAAGAAAGCAGACATGCGTCTTACCATGTCTGAAAGCATATACATCAGAAACTTAGAATACGCAAAGGCACTGGAACTTCTGGCTCTTACAAAGGATGCTTGCGGACAGTCAGACATTGAAAAAAGCATAAGCTGTATTGGTGTTCCTACCTGTCAAATCGGAATAGAACAAAGTCAGGAGCTTTTGAAGGAAATATTAAATTTTATAAAAGAACAAAAAACGTCAGGAGAATATTTGCCCTCGATTTATATTTCAGGCTGTAATAATTCCTGTGCAAGGCATCAGGTAACTGAAATCGGTTTTACAGGAAGTAAGAAGAGAATTGATAATAAACCGGTCGATGTTTTTGAACTGTATGTAGGTGGGCATGTGGGAGATTGTAAAACAAAGCTTGGTACTTCTATGGGATTTATGAAAAAAGATGAGATTCCCGTATTTATGAAAGAACTGGCAGACTTATTAAATACAAGTCGGCAGGATTTTTCAAGCTTCTATAAAGATAAGAAAGATGAATTTGATAAACTAACAGGAAAATATGTAATATAA
- a CDS encoding amidohydrolase, translating to MSDVNNKKQIVNNYLEENRQAIFALGEELFQTPELGFLEEKTERIICRHLDELGIPYKANVSLHGVIVTLGLGEDFHIGVAADMDALLTSMDGNMVPFHSCGHSIQVAILLNLITAFHHSNVLKEMDGKVSFFFTPAEEFIDMETRKKLKDEGKIRFFSGKQNMIYEGVFDEVDMLLSCHVMGVDEKHPDAKFDLNSTLSGFILKEAVFKGQAAHAGVVPHMGRNALQAATLSLTAIQMLKDTFSPEAGARVYPILREGGKTANIICDYAVVETYIRTTTTKDLFQINEQITNAFVHCGEALGVACEVLDTNGYLPLKQSREINQVIHQNMLTLCNEEEIIHELVSGASGDIGDISLLLPVVQFGFSGISGIVHSNQFKIIDKEHVYMDTAKVLAGTILDILSDKSLQKKKEGYQEKKEYYLNNWLKVEDCNDTR from the coding sequence ATGTCAGATGTCAATAACAAAAAACAAATTGTAAACAATTATCTGGAAGAAAACCGCCAGGCAATCTTTGCATTGGGGGAGGAGCTGTTTCAGACCCCTGAATTAGGTTTTTTGGAAGAAAAAACGGAACGCATTATTTGCAGACACTTGGATGAGTTGGGGATTCCCTATAAAGCGAACGTTTCACTACATGGAGTAATTGTCACTCTAGGTCTGGGAGAAGACTTTCATATTGGTGTTGCAGCGGATATGGACGCACTGTTAACTAGTATGGATGGGAACATGGTACCTTTTCATTCCTGTGGACATAGTATACAAGTTGCCATTCTTTTAAATCTTATAACTGCTTTTCATCACAGCAACGTACTGAAAGAGATGGATGGCAAAGTCAGCTTTTTCTTTACTCCGGCGGAAGAATTTATAGATATGGAGACCAGAAAGAAGCTTAAGGATGAAGGTAAGATTCGGTTCTTCTCTGGAAAGCAAAATATGATTTATGAGGGTGTTTTTGATGAAGTAGATATGCTTTTATCCTGTCATGTTATGGGCGTAGATGAAAAACATCCCGATGCAAAATTCGATTTAAATTCAACTTTGTCGGGTTTTATATTAAAGGAAGCGGTATTTAAAGGGCAGGCAGCTCATGCAGGTGTTGTTCCCCACATGGGCAGAAATGCCCTTCAGGCGGCAACCCTTTCTCTCACGGCCATACAGATGCTTAAGGATACCTTCTCACCGGAAGCCGGTGCCAGAGTGTATCCTATTTTAAGAGAAGGCGGTAAAACCGCTAATATCATTTGTGATTATGCAGTCGTAGAAACCTATATCCGAACGACGACAACAAAGGATTTGTTTCAAATCAACGAACAGATAACGAATGCTTTTGTACACTGTGGGGAAGCACTGGGAGTTGCCTGCGAGGTTTTAGATACCAATGGTTACCTGCCCTTAAAGCAAAGCAGGGAGATTAATCAGGTGATTCATCAAAATATGCTCACACTTTGTAACGAAGAAGAGATTATTCACGAATTAGTTTCGGGAGCATCTGGTGATATTGGTGATATCAGCCTCTTGCTTCCTGTTGTACAGTTTGGATTTTCCGGTATATCAGGTATTGTCCACAGCAACCAATTTAAGATAATTGATAAAGAACATGTATATATGGATACAGCCAAGGTTTTGGCAGGAACCATACTGGATATTTTGTCTGATAAAAGTTTACAGAAAAAGAAAGAAGGCTATCAGGAGAAGAAGGAATATTATTTAAATAACTGGCTGAAAGTTGAGGATTGTAATGATACCAGATAA
- a CDS encoding MBL fold metallo-hydrolase — MRITVLTDNHTYIDKYYLGEPAVSYYIEIDGIKILFDTGYSDVFLRNGRDMGIDFTALDYVVISHGHNDHTGGIPLLLQELDRNSAKRALIAHPDIFAERYAEGINISPKVAVEEVQQYFTLKLTQEPIQLTPHLYFLGAVPRRNDFEAKDAVGIRRTQVGDVEDFVVDDSALVYKGEKGIYIITGCSHAGICNITEYAKEVTEEEQVLGILGGFHLFEMNQQAEKTIEYLKQLKIPSLYPCHCTSLRLKAEMMKNMQVEEAGVGLVLEWV; from the coding sequence ATGCGTATAACAGTTCTGACTGACAACCATACCTATATTGATAAGTACTATCTTGGAGAACCTGCGGTTTCTTACTATATAGAAATCGATGGCATAAAAATATTGTTTGACACAGGTTATTCGGATGTATTCTTAAGAAACGGAAGGGACATGGGGATTGATTTTACCGCACTGGATTATGTAGTCATATCTCATGGACACAATGACCATACCGGTGGAATTCCCTTGCTGTTACAGGAACTTGACAGAAATTCCGCAAAAAGAGCCTTGATTGCCCATCCTGATATATTTGCAGAAAGATATGCAGAAGGGATTAATATATCTCCGAAGGTTGCAGTAGAAGAGGTGCAACAATATTTTACTCTAAAGCTTACCCAAGAACCGATTCAACTCACCCCGCATTTGTACTTTCTTGGAGCGGTTCCAAGAAGGAATGATTTTGAAGCGAAAGATGCAGTTGGAATCAGGCGTACTCAGGTGGGGGATGTAGAGGATTTTGTGGTGGATGATTCAGCCCTTGTATACAAGGGGGAAAAGGGAATTTATATAATCACCGGCTGTTCTCATGCAGGAATTTGTAATATCACCGAGTATGCAAAGGAAGTAACAGAGGAGGAACAGGTACTTGGCATTCTTGGCGGTTTTCACCTTTTTGAGATGAATCAGCAGGCAGAAAAAACCATAGAATATTTAAAACAACTAAAGATACCTTCTCTATATCCTTGCCACTGTACTTCTCTTCGGTTAAAGGCAGAAATGATGAAAAATATGCAGGTAGAGGAAGCGGGAGTAGGTTTAGTTTTAGAATGGGTGTAA
- a CDS encoding LysR family transcriptional regulator — protein MLDFRIETFLTLCKEKSFTKTAKTLCITQPAVSQHIHYLEQHFGRKLFEYKGKNFSLTPQGEKLKDFALLSKTDWQRAEQSLRQEDVKLIHFGATLTIGEYVMPPILAKLLTPPSSVTYSMQVDNTETLLQKLQQGAIEFAFVEGQFDKKQFTTRLLSPAWFIPVCAPSHTFADRVIDFEEIFMERLIVREHGSGTRGVLEQVLTEHSFTFHNFSQITEIGNLNGIKELVKRNLGITFLYKDAVRDELKNQTLRQIQIKNFRIEREFNFICMKDSHFLQEYLDYFNQFYEIYHRTTNDYSDKL, from the coding sequence ATGCTGGATTTTAGAATTGAAACCTTTTTAACCCTTTGTAAGGAAAAAAGCTTTACCAAGACTGCCAAAACACTATGTATTACCCAGCCCGCCGTCAGTCAGCACATCCATTATCTGGAACAGCATTTCGGAAGAAAATTATTTGAATATAAAGGAAAAAACTTCTCCTTAACTCCCCAAGGTGAAAAACTTAAGGACTTTGCTCTGTTGTCAAAGACTGACTGGCAAAGGGCTGAACAGTCCCTGCGACAGGAAGACGTAAAATTGATTCATTTCGGTGCAACCTTAACCATTGGTGAGTATGTCATGCCTCCCATTCTTGCAAAATTGCTTACTCCCCCTTCTTCCGTTACCTATTCTATGCAAGTTGATAATACGGAAACTCTTTTACAAAAATTGCAACAAGGAGCGATTGAATTTGCTTTTGTGGAAGGTCAATTTGATAAGAAACAGTTTACTACCAGATTACTGTCACCGGCATGGTTTATTCCTGTTTGCGCACCTTCTCACACCTTTGCTGACCGAGTAATAGACTTTGAAGAAATATTTATGGAGCGTTTAATTGTAAGAGAACACGGCAGCGGCACAAGAGGCGTGTTAGAACAGGTGTTAACAGAGCATAGCTTTACCTTTCATAATTTTTCTCAGATAACTGAAATTGGCAATCTGAATGGAATTAAAGAATTAGTCAAACGAAACCTTGGAATTACCTTCCTATATAAGGACGCCGTAAGAGATGAATTAAAAAACCAAACGTTAAGACAAATTCAGATTAAAAACTTTAGAATTGAGCGGGAATTTAATTTTATTTGTATGAAAGACAGTCATTTTTTACAGGAATATCTGGACTATTTTAATCAATTTTATGAGATATATCACAGAACTACCAATGATTATTCAGACAAACTCTAA